In the genome of Dehalococcoidales bacterium, the window CGATAGCCGGGAGGATTCGTTCGGGGTTACCGCCGGGGTCGATGACCATACCCTCGGTCCCGGCTTCATCGCCGACGATAAAGCAGTTGGCGGATAGCCCCCCGACCACCAGCCTTTTGATAAACAGTCTGTTTTCCATGTGTCAGAAGAAATTGTCGCGCAAGGGCTGACAATTCCAACATACCAGACTGGCTGAAAATAGGCAAGTCGGGGCGGCGCGGAAAACGCCGGGGGAAATTTAGCGCGGACAGGCAGACGGGGGAGTTATCCCTTGATGAGCATCAGCGGCGAATCTCCGCCGAGCAGGACTTTCTGCGCTACGCTGCCCAGCGACCACAGGTTCAGGGCGGTCTGGCCGCGGGTGGACATCGCCACCAAATCACTGGTGACCTCATTGGCGTAGTCGATAATCTGGTCGGCGGCGTTGCCGATTTTCACCTGGTAACCGGCGGTCAAGCCGTCCTCGCCCAGGCGACGGCACGGTCTTTCAGGAGATTCCCTAGCGCGGCGGCGCCGGGTTAATCCTTATACGGCTCCGGCGGCGGTGGCTGCATCACGTTGATGCGGTGCTTGTTGTACGGCATGTGGTAGGTGGTGGGCTTATCCGGGATATTATCCTGATTCCCGGCGATGCTGGCGCCCACCGGTTCGTCCACCCAGCCTTTTTCATAGGGGCACATGAAGGTCAGGCGGTAGTTGAACTTAAAGAATTTCCACTGACCGTCTTCTTTAACGTACTCCATGTCATACTTGCCCAGGCAGAGGAACTGCGCCGTCTTGGCCCCGCCGATGGAGCAAAAGCCGTGGGAGTGCCAGAGCCCTTTGGCCATGGTGCCGGCGCGGTTGATTTCAATGACGGGATTCACCGTCATGTGGATGGCCAGGAACCCGGCTGTCATCATTCTTTTCTCGGCGAAAACGGTGTTCCAGAAGCGGGAAATGCTATCGATGCCCTCGTAAACGCCGCTGTCTTCAATCTCCATAGTCACGCCGGGCGTTTTTTGCGCGAAGAGGTTCACCACTTCCTTCCTCTTCCCGATGTGGTAGAGATGGGCGTACTGGGACATCAATTTCCAGATTTCCAGGTAGTCTTTAGTCCAGGCAAGCCCGGCGACCTGTTTTTTCAGGCTGATTACTTCCGCTTCCAGTTCGGCCAGTGTCATCGGCATATGGATTACCTCCTAAAATAAAAGGGGCCTAGTAGCCCCTCTTTCGATCAACGATATTGCGCAGCTTTTTACCGTCCAGGTAGCGCCTCAGATTATCACAGAAAAGGTCGGCGGCGCGCACCATGTAGTCCTCCATGCCGCCGGAAACGTGGGGACTCAGGATAACGTTTTTAAAGTCCCAGAGTCGGCTGTCTTCAGGCAGGGGCTCGGCGGCGGTAACGTCCAGACCCGCCCCGGCAATCCTCCCGGCGTCCAGGGCGCGGATAAGCGCCTCCTCGTCGATAAGGTCGCCCCGCCCGATATTGATAATGTAAGCCGAGGGCTTCATGGCTTTGAACTCCGCTTCCCCGATGATGCGGCGCGTTTCCGGGGTGAGGGGCAGGCACACCGCCACGAAGTCACTCTCCCCGAGCATTTCGTTCAGCCGCGCCTGGGGCAGCAGCAAATCAACGTGCCGGGCTTCACCTTCCTTTTTAGTGGAGCGACGGGTGGCGATAACTTTCATGCCGAAGGCCTTGGAAAGCCGCGCCACCTCCCGCCCGATATGCCCCAGCCCCACGATGCCCACCGTCCGGCCGCGCAGCACGCGGGTGCCGTATCTTTGCCACCGGCGCGACTGCATCATGCGGAAGCTGCTCGGTGTGTCTTTAACGAACATAAGCATCAAAGAGAGGACGAACTCACCGATGGGGGTGGCGTGGATGCCGCTGACGCCGGTGATGATAATATGACTGCGCCAGATTTCCGTGTCCCGGTGGCGGTCCACGCCGGCGGAGGTAGCCTGGAACCACTTGAGGCGCGGCGCGCGTTTGGTGATATCGCTGGGGGGAATGAACCCGAAAAGAACGTCGGCCTCCGCCAGCAGAGCATCCAGCGCCGCTTTACGCGAGCCGTCCCCGTTCATCTCAGCCATCAGCAGCGCCGAGCCGTCTTTAACGCTCACTTCCGGGCCGACGGCCTTGATGCGGCGCATAACCTCGTCATCAGCGTGGGGAATAGAACGGTCAAAAGAAGGAGTTGTTACCAGCACGTTTAGTGTTCTCATGAAACTCCCTTACCGGGCGGCACGGATTTTCCGGCTCGCTTACAACTTACCAGAAAGGGTGTTATGGCGTCAAAAGAGCGCCGCCGCCCCGGACAACCCGGGCGGGGCGGCTGAAGAATCCGGACAGTACCTGAAAAAGCAAAACGGAGGCGGGGCAAGACAGGTTTTTCCCGCCGCGGTTTATAACTAGGTGGCCTGGCCGTGACGTTTCCCGCGGGTCTCTTTAAAGCTGGACGCCGGTTTTACCAGCAGCACCGGCACTTTACTCAGCCGGATGACTTTTTCCGCGATGTTGCCCATGTCCCAGCGGTTGAAACCGGACTTGCCGCGGCTGGCCATGACGATGATGTCCGCCTTCTCATCATCGACAAAGTTGACAATCTCCTCGGCGGGATGACCGGCCAGGACGTGAGCGGTTACGGTGAACCCCTTTTGCTCCAGGTCCTGCGCTATCCGGCAGAGATAGTCGGAGGCGGTCTTGGCCATCTTACCCACGGTTACCTGAACTAACGGGCGTTTGGTGATCATGTTGGTATAGACGACGCCGGTCTGGTATTCGGGCAGCAGCATCGGCTCCTCGGTGTTATTTTTTTCCGGCGCATACTCGCTGGTGGACTGTCCCTGAGCCAGGTGACCGACCACTTTTTCCGTAACGGATACCAGCAGGATTTCCGCGATGCTGCATCCTTTGGCTATTTCCTCGAGGTGGGGCAGGGCGATTTCCGCCAGCTGGGAGCCGTCAAGGGGAACCACGACTTTTTTATACATCTTATCCTCCATCTACATACATCTAAAGAAACGGGGCGTTTGAACGATAATATCATACTAACAGATAAGATGTATAGCGGTAATAACATCCCGGAAGGAAATGTTAAATAATCATAACAAAATAGTGGGATTAGAGATTAGGGGGAAGGGATTTGTTTTAAATATTTTTTTATTGAGGTCCACGTACGATTTATAGCTAATCATTTGTTTTTTGTTATATGTTAACTCAGCTTCAAAAACCGGGTATTTGTTTTTTAATTTATGGTAAGCGGGGTAAGGGATAGTTAACAGTAAACAGTTAACAGTTAATAGTATAAGGGGAATAGGGGAGAAAAGGAAGGGGATAATGTCATGATTGTCATGATGGGGAATGAGGCTATCTTAACCGTTGTGGAAAAAGCCGGAATCTGAAAAGCGATGAGAGGAGGCTATAACCTTTATCAGGAGACCGATGCGAGACGCGTGGTATTTTTAATAACAACGTTAGGGTCAGGGTTGGCTTTGGGAACAGACAGGCCGCGTTCTTTTAAAAGAGCGACATGCTCTTCCATTCCCCATTTTGCTTTGTAAAGACAGTCTTCAATGGAGTGGCCGACGCCGGTAAAACCATCAACATCCGGCGAATAGAAAGTAAAGAAAGAAGGGTCGGCCGTAGCCTCTATTATCAATGAATATTTTAAATCTATCATTTTACTTTATCCCCCGATGCTTCAAACCAGCCGCTTTTAAGATAGCGTCACAGGTCCCGGTAGGAATTTCCCTAGAACCATGATAATCAATTCTAATTAGCTTGTCCAGACCT includes:
- a CDS encoding universal stress protein — protein: MGEDGLTAGYQVKIGNAADQIIDYANEVTSDLVAMSTRGQTALNLWSLGSVAQKVLLGGDSPLMLIKG
- a CDS encoding nuclear transport factor 2 family protein, which codes for MPMTLAELEAEVISLKKQVAGLAWTKDYLEIWKLMSQYAHLYHIGKRKEVVNLFAQKTPGVTMEIEDSGVYEGIDSISRFWNTVFAEKRMMTAGFLAIHMTVNPVIEINRAGTMAKGLWHSHGFCSIGGAKTAQFLCLGKYDMEYVKEDGQWKFFKFNYRLTFMCPYEKGWVDEPVGASIAGNQDNIPDKPTTYHMPYNKHRINVMQPPPPEPYKD
- a CDS encoding universal stress protein produces the protein MYKKVVVPLDGSQLAEIALPHLEEIAKGCSIAEILLVSVTEKVVGHLAQGQSTSEYAPEKNNTEEPMLLPEYQTGVVYTNMITKRPLVQVTVGKMAKTASDYLCRIAQDLEQKGFTVTAHVLAGHPAEEIVNFVDDEKADIIVMASRGKSGFNRWDMGNIAEKVIRLSKVPVLLVKPASSFKETRGKRHGQAT
- a CDS encoding type II toxin-antitoxin system HicB family antitoxin yields the protein MIDLKYSLIIEATADPSFFTFYSPDVDGFTGVGHSIEDCLYKAKWGMEEHVALLKERGLSVPKANPDPNVVIKNTTRLASVS
- a CDS encoding D-2-hydroxyacid dehydrogenase translates to MRTLNVLVTTPSFDRSIPHADDEVMRRIKAVGPEVSVKDGSALLMAEMNGDGSRKAALDALLAEADVLFGFIPPSDITKRAPRLKWFQATSAGVDRHRDTEIWRSHIIITGVSGIHATPIGEFVLSLMLMFVKDTPSSFRMMQSRRWQRYGTRVLRGRTVGIVGLGHIGREVARLSKAFGMKVIATRRSTKKEGEARHVDLLLPQARLNEMLGESDFVAVCLPLTPETRRIIGEAEFKAMKPSAYIINIGRGDLIDEEALIRALDAGRIAGAGLDVTAAEPLPEDSRLWDFKNVILSPHVSGGMEDYMVRAADLFCDNLRRYLDGKKLRNIVDRKRGY